The DNA segment ATTTCAGGAGCTATTGCGCAAGACTTCCTAGACCGCCGCGCGATAGGCTATGAAGTCACAAATCAGATTTCCGATCAAGATAGTCTCCCAGACGTTATTGAGCGTGCGGCAACTGCGACTGTCCAGATCAAGTGCTTCGGATCTGAGCGACCGCCTGCTCCTGGGAGCGCAGCGCAAGGGGCTGGTGATCTCGTTATCTCGAGGGGGCGGGACGTAATCGGCTTTGATTACCGATTCTTGCGCGATATCACCTTGTCGGCCTGCCGTGGGGTCTGTGAAAATGACCGCCGGGGCCGCGCCTTCACATTTAACACCCGCCACAATGCATGTTTTCTTAAGGAGGATGGCGCCATACTCGTGACGAATGCTGATGCGATCAGCGGCTATGACCGCGTTCTCGCGGTGGGCATGACCGACACGGGATTCATCATTTCTGCAGACATGGATTCGCCTGGCGGAGACTACAAGCGCATCCGGCAAAGCAATTTCATCGGCTGCATCGCAGACTGTGCACTGGATTGGCAGTGCAAAGCCTTTGCCTATGTGCGCGACACAAAGGATTGCTGGTTGAAAGATCGAGTGGGCCGCGTCGAGCGCATGCCGGGGGTCGAGTTTGGTCTGAAGTGATCGCAAGCCAAAAGGCTTTCCCTTCTGTGCTGTTGCCCATTCCAGCTTGCGCCGCGTACCTCAAGCTGATCAATTGCAAGAAAAGCAAATTTCCGGGACATCAGCATGTATGACGGCGCATTCAATAAGATCGAGCGAGAGCTTCGCAACGAAGAGGGCGTGGCAAATGAGCTGGACTATGTTGAGCAAACATCATGGGTCTTGTTCCTCAAGTACCTGCATGATCTGGAATCCGAGCGCCGCGACCGCGCTGAACTTGATGGCAAGGACTACACCCCCATCATCACGGGCCGCTACACATGGGATCAATGGGCCGCGCCCAAGACCGATGGTAAGTTTGATCATAATCGCGCGCTGATCGGTGATGACCTGATCCGCTTCGTCAATGACAACCTTTTTCCCTATCTTGCCAGCTTCCGCGAAACCGCGACCAGCCCGCGCACGATCGAATACAAGATTGGCGAGGTCTTCAACGAACTGCGCAACAAATTCCGCTCGGGCTATATCCTGCGCGATGTGCTGGAAACCATTGATGAACTGGCCTTCAACACCCAAGACCAGCGCCATGAACTGTCCCAGCTTTATGAGTCCCGCATCCGGCGCATGGGCAATGCGGGCCGCAACGGGGGCGAATACTACACGCCTCGCCCGTTGATCCGTGCAATGATCAAGGTTATCGACCCGCAGATCGGCGAGAGCATCTATGACGGCGCCGTGGGGTCTGCGGGCTTCCTGTGCGAGGCTTATGACTACATGCGCCCGCGCGCCAGCAGCGCAACCGATTGGCAGACCCTGCAGACACGAACCTTCTTCGGGCAGGAGAAGAAGGGGCTGGCCTATATCATCGGCATCATGAACATGATCCTGCACGGGATCGAGACGCCGAACCTGATCCATTCCAACACGCTCAATGAAAACGTGATGGATATTCAGGAAAAAGACCGTCACGACATCATTCTTGCCAATCCCCCCTTCGGCGGAGGCGAGCGGCGCGAGGTGCAGCAGAACTTCCCCATCCGCACCGGCGAGACGGCTTACCTGTTCCTGCAACATTTCATTCGCAAGTTGCGCGCGGGCGGGCGTGCGGCTGTGGTGATCAAGAACACGTTTCTCAGCAACACCGACAATGCCAGCGTGGCCCTGCGCCGCGAATTGATGGAGGCGGCGGAATTGCACACGATCCTTGATTGCCCGCAAGGCACGTTTCAGGGCGCGGGGGTGAAAACCGTAGTGCTGTTCTTCACCAAGGGGACGGCGACGCGGGACATCTGGTATTACCAGCTTGATCCAGGGCGTAGCATGGGCAAGACCAATCCGCTCAATGATGATGATCTTGCGGAGTTTGTGGACCTGCAGCGCAGCCGGGCGCAAGGACTGAAAAGCTGGATCGTCAACCGCGCCGATCTGGACGATGCGACCTGCGATCTGTCGGTGAAGAACCCCAATGCGCCCGAGGCCGAGGCCCTGCGCAGCCCCGAGGCGATCATCGACGACATGCTGGCGCGGGATGCGGAGACGGCAAGCGTTCTGGAGAATATTCGGAGGATGCTGTGAGCAGGGATTGGCCGACAGTCGCGCTTCGTGATCTTTGCTCAATTGCGCGAGGTGGTTCGCCTCGACCTATCAAAAACTTCATCACCAACGATCCAGACGGAATTAACTGGATCAAGATTGGTGATACCCAGAAAGGCGGTAGATACATCGACAGCACTGCCGAGAAGATTACTCCGGCAGGAGTTTCGAGGTCGCGGTTTGTCGATTCTGGTTCATTCCTCTTGTCCAATTCCATGAGTTTCGGGCGGCCCTATATCCTTAGGGCAAGCGGTTGCATTCACGATGGCTGGCTTGTGTTGGAACCCGATTACAATAGAGTGGATCAGGATTTCCTCTATCATGTGCTTGGGTCGCGCACAGTATTTGATCAGTTCGATAGCCTTGCTGCTGGGTCGACAGTTCGAAACTTGAACATTGGCTTAGTTAAGGGGGTCGAAATCCCCCTCCCACCCCTCGAAGAACAGCGGCGGATTGTTGCGGTTCTGGACGAGGCGTTCGAAGGTCTGGGCCGCGCCCGCGCCCACACTGAAGCCAACCTTCAAAATGCGCGGGAATTGTTTGGTTCTGAACTTGTGAGCGTTTGCAAGACACATGCAGAGCAATATGGTACTATTCCACTTGCAGGACTTTCAGAAGAAATAACAGACGGCGATCATATGCCCCCGCCGAAAGCCCAAGAGGGCGTGCCCTTCGTCACAATAAAGAATATCAACAAGGAAACGCATGCCATAGACTTCTCCGACACATTCAAGGTCCCGGAAAGTTACTATCAGGAGCTTAAGGATAAGCGAAAACCTAAGGTAGGTGATGTGCTCTATACAGTGACGGGTTCTTTCGGAATACCAGTGATGGTTCAGCCCGATCAGCGCTTTTGTTTCCAGCGCCACATAGGCTTGATACGTCCTAAGCGAGATGTGTCACCAGAATGGTTGTACTTTGTGTTGGCATCGCCATTCGTTTTTGAACAGGCCGATGCGGGCGCTACAGGGACAGCGCAAAGAACAGTTTCGCTGAAGCTACTTAGGACAATGCTTGTTCCAGATGTTCCTCCTGAACTTCAAAGCGCAATAGCCAATCGTTTTAGAGGCATCCATTCTGAGGCTCGCCGTTTGGCGGTCAGCTACCAAGCAAAACTCCAAGACCTCGACGACCTGCGCCAATCACTCTTGCAGAAAGCCTTTGCGGGGAAATTGACCTGATCATGCCGCGCAAGAGCCAAAAGAAAGGGCGAAGTAAAGCGCGGCGCAGGGCGCAGCAAGATGAGTTTTCAACGCCGCTTTGGATGAAGATTGCACAAAACATCCTTCAAGCTCGGAAAAAGCTGCGAAATTTACTCGATAAGGCTGCAATGGGCAAAACACTGTCGGACACTGAAAAGAAGTCCGCAGCGAATCTTCGCAAGGAAATATTGGCGTTAAAGACGAAACTGACAGATATGGGAAAAGACCCAGATATTGCTGTCGGTATTGCCATGAAAAGTTTGGAAAACAGGACTAAGTCCAATGGCGGTAAATACCGACCATGCTACACGACTCCCTGCCGTTGGAGCCGTAATTTCGGTATTCGGGTCGGGATGATGCCCGCCAGATTGCCGCATGCCAACGCCTTTCGGAATACGTCGAAGCCGGTGCGAAACCAGGATTTGGCATAGTGCCCATGCTTTTTGCGCGCGGGGTGTTTCAATCCAAGCAGTTGAGCAGCGGCGCGGTTGATCAATGCGACCGAGACAGCCAGTATCCCGAAGAGGAGATGCAACCTATTCGGGCACCTCAGGTGCGTGTCTTCCAGGTTGAGGCCGCGCGTTTTGCAATCCGCAAACAAGCATTCTATGCTCCACCGCTTTTTGTATTTTCGCAGAATGTGGGACCCGCTTGCTTTCGTCGCTGAAGCAACGATGAGCAATTCCTGGCCCCCTTTGATCCGACGCGCGCCAAAATGCAGTTCCAGATCTCGGTGGCCATCGCGTCCGGGAAGCGTTGCGGTAAAGCCGCGCACGCCTTTGCATCTGCGCAAAAGCCATTTGAGAGCAAGCAGACGACCATCCTGCGTGCGCACGATCTGATCTTCCTTGAGCCGGATGGCAAAAGGAACCTTCGCATCCGCCAGAAATACCAACCATTCCTGGCCAATGAACTCCCGATCAGCCAAAAGCATGCGGACGCAAGAGACGTCGAACTGCTTCAGGTATCGCTTCACCAAGGCGATCCGCTGAGCCGTGTTGCTGTTGCCAGCATGGTCAAGAACCGTCCACATCAACGGCACCCGGTATCTGGCAGTCACCACAGCCAGGACCAGAACGTTGATGTCGGTTTTCCCCAATTTCCAGTTCGTGCGATCAAGGCAAAGATACCAGGATGGCGGCTTGCCAATCAGGGCAATGACAATCCCTGCCGCCCAGTCATTGGGCAGTGATACTTTTTGGAAAAAACGCTGCAGGCGTCGATACGTCGATGCAACTTTGGCGCGACCAGGCCATTCTGTCGCGATCAGTGTCAGATTGACCGTGCGCGCACTGATCATACCCAGAACGACGAGACACAAGGTGTCCAGCCGCGACTTGCCCAACGGCAGATGGGGCGATAAAAGCTTCGAGAGATCGGCGAGAGAGAGGCTGGTCATGGACAACTCCTTGCGAGGGAAGAGTCCCCGTTCAGAATCGATCTCGCCGGTCGATGCCAGCATAAAAAGTCAAACCATCACGCAGTGTCGTGTAGCATGAATACCGACAGAGCGGTGTCGGGGCCTACGGCTTGGGGAGCACTATCAAGGTCTGGCGATAGTTTATGCTGGCAGCTTGATGCACGCGCTTTGCTTGATATGGCAATGCAATTTCATTACCTTGACTTCAGACCACCGCAAGGATCGTCCCATCCCGCCTGATGATTTTGCGACATTGATGCGCCATGGCATAAATACCGTTGCGCGATTTGAAAAAGCCATTGAAAGCCCATGATATGACCCTTGCCAATGAAACCGAAGCCGATACCCGCGCAGACCGCATCGACCCCGCGCTGGCGCAGGCAGGCTGGGGCGCAGGGACTGTCCGGCGAGAGGTAATCTGCCCCGGTCGTATCCAGTCCGGTGGCACGCGGGGCAAGGGGCTGACAGCTGATTATGTGCTGATCCACAAGGGCCAGAAGCTGGGCGTGATCGAGGCCAAGCGCGCGGGTCTGTCACACCGTGAAGGAGTGGCGCAAGCTAAGGACTACGCCCAACGCCTTGGCACCCGCTTTGCCTATGCAACGAACGGTCTGGCTTGGTATCAGATCGACATGGTAACAGGGAACGAGGGCGTGATGACCCTGCCTTTCCCTACACCAGAGGCACTGTGGAACGCGAGCTTTGTCGAACAGAACGCATGGCGAGAACGGTTTGGCGCTGTTCCCTTCGAGATTGATAGCGGCAAATGGGAGCCACGCTA comes from the Roseinatronobacter monicus genome and includes:
- a CDS encoding trypsin-like peptidase domain-containing protein, with product MASRGIIYRRTLHSALTPKRNCRYPVFIFSNGDPMATRFFGLKLAFCAAIASMFQVSAVFADSSGSGFFINSFWVMTNDHVVEDCTRIEVVGFGKAQDVLRDPDSDLAVVRLEQPFRGQVLPFRARAPRLAENLHALGYPLSDVLSASVRVTSGSVSALNAFELDDGLIQISVPIQPGNSGGPVIDDSGHVAGVAVGILNRSAQNVNFAISGAIAQDFLDRRAIGYEVTNQISDQDSLPDVIERAATATVQIKCFGSERPPAPGSAAQGAGDLVISRGRDVIGFDYRFLRDITLSACRGVCENDRRGRAFTFNTRHNACFLKEDGAILVTNADAISGYDRVLAVGMTDTGFIISADMDSPGGDYKRIRQSNFIGCIADCALDWQCKAFAYVRDTKDCWLKDRVGRVERMPGVEFGLK
- a CDS encoding N-6 DNA methylase, coding for MYDGAFNKIERELRNEEGVANELDYVEQTSWVLFLKYLHDLESERRDRAELDGKDYTPIITGRYTWDQWAAPKTDGKFDHNRALIGDDLIRFVNDNLFPYLASFRETATSPRTIEYKIGEVFNELRNKFRSGYILRDVLETIDELAFNTQDQRHELSQLYESRIRRMGNAGRNGGEYYTPRPLIRAMIKVIDPQIGESIYDGAVGSAGFLCEAYDYMRPRASSATDWQTLQTRTFFGQEKKGLAYIIGIMNMILHGIETPNLIHSNTLNENVMDIQEKDRHDIILANPPFGGGERREVQQNFPIRTGETAYLFLQHFIRKLRAGGRAAVVIKNTFLSNTDNASVALRRELMEAAELHTILDCPQGTFQGAGVKTVVLFFTKGTATRDIWYYQLDPGRSMGKTNPLNDDDLAEFVDLQRSRAQGLKSWIVNRADLDDATCDLSVKNPNAPEAEALRSPEAIIDDMLARDAETASVLENIRRML
- a CDS encoding restriction endonuclease subunit S produces the protein MSRDWPTVALRDLCSIARGGSPRPIKNFITNDPDGINWIKIGDTQKGGRYIDSTAEKITPAGVSRSRFVDSGSFLLSNSMSFGRPYILRASGCIHDGWLVLEPDYNRVDQDFLYHVLGSRTVFDQFDSLAAGSTVRNLNIGLVKGVEIPLPPLEEQRRIVAVLDEAFEGLGRARAHTEANLQNARELFGSELVSVCKTHAEQYGTIPLAGLSEEITDGDHMPPPKAQEGVPFVTIKNINKETHAIDFSDTFKVPESYYQELKDKRKPKVGDVLYTVTGSFGIPVMVQPDQRFCFQRHIGLIRPKRDVSPEWLYFVLASPFVFEQADAGATGTAQRTVSLKLLRTMLVPDVPPELQSAIANRFRGIHSEARRLAVSYQAKLQDLDDLRQSLLQKAFAGKLT
- a CDS encoding IS4 family transposase yields the protein MTSLSLADLSKLLSPHLPLGKSRLDTLCLVVLGMISARTVNLTLIATEWPGRAKVASTYRRLQRFFQKVSLPNDWAAGIVIALIGKPPSWYLCLDRTNWKLGKTDINVLVLAVVTARYRVPLMWTVLDHAGNSNTAQRIALVKRYLKQFDVSCVRMLLADREFIGQEWLVFLADAKVPFAIRLKEDQIVRTQDGRLLALKWLLRRCKGVRGFTATLPGRDGHRDLELHFGARRIKGGQELLIVASATKASGSHILRKYKKRWSIECLFADCKTRGLNLEDTHLRCPNRLHLLFGILAVSVALINRAAAQLLGLKHPARKKHGHYAKSWFRTGFDVFRKALACGNLAGIIPTRIPKLRLQRQGVV